In a genomic window of Vairimorpha necatrix chromosome 12, complete sequence:
- a CDS encoding serine-protein kinase ATM, with amino-acid sequence MFDSVHKINLYKSKINPSNYLEILTESLNQVVSTDLLNTTLEYLLDDRDLLSIDKFLLLCLKNLKTNIYFEQVFCKSNYQKLLNIPINYNIYIKFNQIIEIIKKPVLVRNESFYNYVLYKKFSNNHKLDKFYEVRELSTVECTIYTEFLLFIYEYNASDEEFVCHANKLQVCINEKSINKETFCINNEKNLKEILISINHNPEDHFYKELEKFDFANNPKDEECLISFIKTLVTKDIYSFGKVILIYQNIKATRKLNFAYFAYLYLTYVKYSSKYIKDRILNIILRTDFSDIIDMIIEFYLAQNVPTSDLDDYFANLNEFMEFNYKSYIHIIYPLLYFKYNIRIDKYDHYIKVHYILKDKENIKGHENNFDGSIGYKEISLCLLYGHFDLKKYKQLIRFDINNILNIIRHEYINKNCKVCIFEILKYMVLALDIKISENVWKYFKAIGCIICKEECEELKLNRKNSMLEKCNKNAFTNFKELLKYPENEVELIKRFIEKFENDQDFKLTIQRIYNDLPNSILDIIGYIKIEEKMKSPNKIKICSNPLDYFKEICIDNLRITNYELYSEAMDSLFNNVVSKKELKPVDDLVILNTKKYRTFLELLNDYLVYHLTNQEDTICNIPDIFKYTELFSTKILEFTTYNMLAHMNKDLIKNLFTKIILDKINHKILRFILEVNFVFKLDIDDDLLIEVCKVVDDFYYTIYLVEQKLLADKNESNFDLLQETYYKIKDYDRVQGISSMFIRPSKTNLFYEFRIDKEKENNEHEILEQFKVIEEDLGEWKNINIDDNVSRHFSMDCKIVEEDIKNLEIVTKRRQLSKDYRLIRLHELLYKSLEYKYNKPGDKINFDLIEDSLEKVENKIENNLVKINLEVLNEFYVEIKRDHISQYINDKKYEKAIEIIYSLFERKEWSFYFELGEIYFLMGNKSKSKESFKKILGIFTKDDPVYDKALIKYLELVNSKEMFSRNISNIKNNSRVWFLYGKLTDNIDYLMNSLLIDGEYKYECIPRIFHILSTTNEKKFLTKSFKSVSRLLDQPCLMSLLVPFFSQILCKINNKSMKIFINDVVISLMNIYKEVYWSALYFIDEINTDKLDIEKKIYLNKIKKMRDVLYDISKSKDIKNLKKDFPDILNCLGLHVPNKYPVIIKDIENDVLIYRSLQAPKRICFLGDDGKKYYYLCKYKDDLRKDSRFIEVCRLINKLYEDSTKYYIRTYEVIPCFYNFGLIEYIDNLVSLKTIATQYYDNINLVARKYSTKKKIGMKDFSSVVASFKPFMDKFLRLNVSDPYQWYRIRDNYIKTCGVINIVGWFMGLGDRHTENILLDRSTFDMVHVDLNCIFDKGKSCSIPELVPFRLTQNILDGFGALGVHGTYTSACVRTLDLLQSNRSIILTNLLSFVYDPLHEWNKKESTGKKIVDGLSNKIENGDVLSKIEDLNEEAMDQSNLCQMYIGWLSFI; translated from the coding sequence ATGTTTGATTCTGTTCATAAGATAAATCTTTACAAATCGAAAATAAATCCTtcaaattatttagaaattttaacaGAGAGTTTAAACCAAGTCGTATCAACAGATTTATTAAACACAACATTAGAATATCTTCTAGACGACAGAGATCTACTTAGTAttgacaaatttttattattatgtttaaaaaatttgaaaactaatatttattttgaacaAGTCTTTTGTAAATCTAATTACCAGAAACTTCTTAATATACcaattaattataatatttatataaaatttaatcaaattatagaaattataaaaaaaccaGTTTTAGTAAGAAATGaatcattttataattatgttttgtataagaaatttagtAATAATCATAAATTGGACAAATTTTATGAAGTTAGAGAATTGAGTACGGTGGAATGTACTATTTATACtgaatttttgttattcATTTACGAATATAATGCCAGTGATGAGGAGTTTGTTTGTCATGCAAACAAACTCCAAGTTTGCATAAACgaaaaaagtataaataaGGAAACATTCTGcataaataatgaaaaaaatttgaaggaAATTTTGATATCTATAAATCACAATCCTGAagatcatttttataaagaattagAGAAGTTTGATTTTGCAAATAATCCTAAGGATGAAGAATGTCTAAtaagttttattaagaCTTTAGTAACTAAAGACATTTATTCGTTTGGTAAAGTTAtcttaatttatcaaaatataaaagcaACTAGGAAACTTAATTTCGCGTATTTTGCTTATCTTTATCTTAcatatgtaaaatattccagcaaatatataaaagatagaattttaaatattattcttaGAACAGATTTCTCAGATATTATTGATATGATTATTGAGTTTTATTTGGCTCAGAATGTTCCAACTTCGGATTTAGATGATTATTTTGCTAATTTAAATGAGTTTATggaatttaattataaatcgTATATCCACATTATCTATcctttattatatttcaaGTATAATATTAGAATAGACAAATATGATCATTATATCAAAGTAcattacattttaaaagataaagagaatataaaaggccatgaaaataattttgatgGTAGTATTGggtataaagaaatttcatTATGCCTTTTATATGGCCATTTTgatcttaaaaaatataaacaattgATACGATttgatattaataatattttaaatatcattagacatgaatatattaataagaaTTGTAAGGTCTGCATATTCgaaattttgaaatatatgGTACTTGCATTGGATATTAAGATTAGTGAAAATGTATGGAAATATTTCAAAGCTATAGGTTGTATAATTTGTAAAGAAGAATGTGAAGAATTAAAACTTAATAGAAAGAACAGCATGTTAGAAAAATgcaataaaaatgcatttacaaattttaaagaactTTTAAAGTATCCAGAAAATGAAGTAGAATtgataaaaagatttatagagaaatttgaaaatgatCAAGATTTCAAGTTGACGATCCAGAGGATTTATAATGATTTGCCTAATTCAATTTTAGACATAATTggatatataaaaatagaagaaaaaatgaaatctccaaataaaatcaagatTTGTAGTAATCCACTAGATTATTTCAAAGAGATTTGTATCGATAATTTGCGAATTACAAACTATGAATTGTACAGTGAAGCCATGGATTCATTGTTTAATAATGTTGTAAGTAAAAAAGAACTTAAGCCTGTTGATGATTTAgtcattttaaatactaaGAAATATAGAACATTTTTAGAATTACTAAACGATTATCTTGTTTATCATCTGACGAACCAAGAAGATACAATATGTAATATACCagatatatttaaatatactGAATTATTCAGTACCAAAATCTTAGAATTTACAACTTACAATATGTTGGCTCATATGAACAAAGACTTGATTAAGAATTTGTTTACTAAAATTATCCTAGACAAAATTAATCATAAGATTCTTAGATTCATTTTAGAAGTAAATTTCGTCTTTAAATTGGATATTGATGATGATTTACTAATAGAAGTTTGTAAAGTTGttgatgatttttattatacgATTTATTTAGTAGAGCAGAAATTACTAGCAGATAAAAATGAGTcgaattttgatttattacAAGAGACatactataaaattaaggATTATGATCGAGTACAAGGAATAAGTAGTATGTTTATTAGACCCAGTAAaactaatttattttatgagTTTAGAATTGACAAAGAGAAGGAGAATAATGAGCATGAGATTTTAGAGCAGTTTAAAGTTATTGAAGAAGATCTCGGTGAATggaagaatataaatattgatgATAATGTATCAAGACATTTTAGTATGGATTGTAAGATAGTAGAAGAAGATATCAAAAATCTCGAGATTGTTACAAAGAGAAGGCAATTATCAAAGGATTATAGACTTATTAGATTACatgaattattatataaaagtttagaatataaatataataagcCCGGAgataaaatcaattttgACCTGATTGAAGACAGCCTAGAGAAAGTTGAAAACAAAATCGAAAACAATTtagttaaaattaatttagaGGTTTTAAATGAATTCTACGTGGAAATAAAAAGAGATCACATTTCTCAATACATAAATGATAAGAAATATGAAAAGGCCatagaaataatttattctttatttgAAAGAAAAGAGTGGTCATTTTATTTCGAATTAGgtgaaatatattttcttatggGAAATAAGTCCAAATCCAAAGAGAGTTTTAAGAAGATTCTCGGAATTTTTACTAAAGATGATCCTGTTTATGATAAAGCCTTgatcaaatatttagaattaGTAAATTCCAAGGAAATGTTTTCTAGGAATATTTCCAATATTAAGAATAATTCCAGGGTCTGGTTTTTATATGGAAAATTGACTGACAATATTGATTATCTTATGAATTCCCTTCTCATAGACGGTGAATATAAATACGAATGCATACCCAGAATATTCCATATTTTAAGTACTACGAATGAGAAGAAGTTTCTTACTAAATCTTTTAAGTCTGTAAGTCGACTTCTCGATCAGCCTTGTCTTATGTCTTTACTCGTACCATTTTTCAGTCAGATTTTGTGTAAGATAAATAATAAGTCTATGAAGATTTTCATAAATGACGTAGTAATTTCCttaatgaatatttataaagaagttTACTGGTCTGCTTTATATTTCATAGACGAGATTAATACAGACAAATTagatatagaaaaaaagatttatctAAATAAGATCAAGAAGATGCGGGATGTTTTATATGACATTTCTAAATCtaaagatattaaaaatctcAAGAAGGATTTCcctgatattttaaattgtctCGGATTGCATGTCCCGAATAAATACCCTGTTATTATTAAGGACATAGAAAATGACGTCTTAATTTACAGGTCTCTTCAGGCACCAAAAagaatatgttttttaggGGATGATGgtaagaaatattattatttatgtaaatataaagatgATTTAAGGAAAGATAGTAGATTTATAGAAGTATGTAGATTGATTAATAAGTTGTATGAAGATAGtactaaatattatataaggACTTATGAAGTAATACcctgtttttataatttcggCTTGATAGAATATATTGACAATTTAGTATCTTTAAAGACCATTGCCACACAATATTACgataatataaatctagTAGCCAGGAAATATTCCACTAAGAAGAAGATAGGAATGAAAGATTTTTCATCTGTAGTGGCTTCTTTTAAGCCTTTTATGGATAAATTTCTCAGGCTTAATGTTTCAGATCCTTACCAGTGGTATAGAATTAGagataattatattaagaCATGTGGGgttataaatatagtaGGATGGTTTATGGGATTAGGAGATAGACACACagagaatattttattagatcGTAGTACTTTTGATATGGTCCATGTAGATCTTAATTGTATATTTGATAAAGGGAAGTCTTGTAGTATTCCCGAGTTAGTGCCTTTTAGGCTGACTcagaatattttagatgGATTCGGGGCACTTGGAGTACACGGCACTTACACTAGTGCTTGTGTAAGAACTTTAGATTTATTACAGAGTAATAGAAGTATAATATTGActaatttattatcattTGTGTATGATCCACTACATGAATGGAATAAGAAAGAGAGTACAGGGAAGAAGATAGTAGATGGATTGAGTAATAAGATAGAGAATGGAGATGTATTGAGTAAGATAGAAGATTTGAATGAGGAAGCCATGGATCAGAGCAACTTATGTCAAATGTACATAGGGTGGCTTAGTTTTATATAA
- a CDS encoding putative regulator of nonsense transcripts has protein sequence MNWSLERLHLSQNKPLLNRNSQLKKKMNLVKKVKNLNSENMEILFNELYEENMEQFYSEIVNSLLNIKISSIEDIKNVIRIISIYSKDNKFINNLYLNLNYKINYWHKIVFIESHLLNNDSYKPNKDVMNLFLDQNIIHKIFYIEYIMCFHEDKKLLELANIEKKKIGMIDLELIKEKEVERIINACRVIDLPYDEHKEDTNFKQVIEAQKNEFDFYTSRCSGDESVSVPKNAKEIVEFLKNNSNDIAKIDETSKFLRKSENVKMISVVYNKLRHNLCYLPMLARIIKNCGMICKKSINKILEEMIENRINNRNDQINGIYLITELVKFRYINPNECFNLLEHFFRQKDIEICCLILKNVSRFYLIDEQLNSRTRDFLDKILSYGNKCSNIECIFINDMITKVFPKNETNNLMNLDGFLSDHFQKDIFKFNGELYEILKKNKKFVFSLLCTPWKFKDMDFLIFLSQNFLLDKIIIDFFIFIINLIGETYKLKAIYYTKVVSGLLRCIDYTEQENFINKFYQMNIKKEVKVRIIISLISGMGYCVKTRHIPFLKQICSQLRSVEIQNLLFNLCESIGVKYEVSVDEDSLDEEIRLMERL, from the coding sequence ATGAACTGGAGCTTAGAACGCTTACATCTTTCGCAAAACAAGCCACTTTTAAATAGAAACtcacaattaaaaaaaaagatgaatTTAGTAAAGAAAGTGAAAAATCTCAATTCCGAAAACAtggaaatattatttaatgaaCTTTACGAAGAAAATATGGAACAATTTTATTCCGAGATTGTcaattctttattaaatattaaaatatcatcaatagaagatattaaaaatgtcaTTAGAATCATTTCTATATATTCaaaagataataaatttatcaataatttgtatttgaatttaaattataaaattaattattggCACAAAATAGTGTTCATCGAGTCACATTTATTGAATAATGACAGTTATAAACCAAATAAAGATGTAatgaatttgtttttagatcaaaatattattcataaaattttttatattgaataTATTATGTGTTTTCAcgaagataaaaaattattagagCTAgcaaatatagaaaaaaagaaaatcggGATGATAGATTTGGAAttaattaaagaaaaagagGTAGAACGTATTATTAATGCCTGCCGAGTAATAGATTTACCATATGATGAACATAAAGAAGACACGAATTTTAAACAAGTCATAGAAGCACAAAAAAAcgaatttgatttttacaCTAGCAGATGTTCGGGCGACGAATCTGTTTCTGTGCCTAAAAATGCTAAAGAAATCGTcgaatttctaaaaaataattcaaatGATATTGCTAAAATAGACGAAACTTCCAAATTTCTCCGTAAAAGtgaaaatgtaaaaatgaTAAGTGTCGTATACAACAAATTAAGACATAACCTGTGTTATTTGCCAATGTTAGcaagaattataaaaaactgtGGTAtgatatgtaaaaaaagtatcaataaaattttagaagaaaTGATAGAAAATCGaattaataatagaaaTGATCAAATCAAtggaatttatttaattacaGAATTAGTAAAATTCAGATATATTAATCCAAATGAATGTTTCAATTTATtagaacatttttttagacaAAAAGATATCGAAATTTGTTGTCTGatactaaaaaatgtaaGTCGATTTTATTTGATCGACGAACAACTTAATAGTCGAACTCGggattttttagataaaattttatcatacGGAAATAAATGCTCAAATATAGAATGTATCTTTATAAACGACATGATTACTAAAGTATTCCCTAAAAATGAAACTAACAATCTAATGAATTTAGATGGATTTTTGTCAGATCATTTTCAAAAAGacattttcaaatttaatgGGGAGttatatgaaatattaaaaaaaaacaaaaaatttgtcTTTTCCTTGTTATGTACTCCCTGGAAATTCAAAGATATggattttttgatttttttatctcaaaattttttacttgataaaattattattgatttttttatatttattattaatttgattGGGGAAACTTATAAGCTTAAAGCtatttattatacaaaAGTAGTAAGTGGATTATTAAGATGTATTGATTATACGGAACAAgaaaatttcataaataagttttatcaaatgaatataaaaaaagaagtaaAGGTTAGAATAATAATTTCTCTGATATCTGGAATGGGTTATTGTGTAAAAACTCGGCACATTCCGTTTCTTAAGCAGATTTGTTCTCAACTTAGATCTGTTGAAATACAAAATCTTTTGTTTAATCTTTGTGAGAGCATAGGTGTTAAATATGAAGTAAGTGTAGATGAAGACAGTCTCGATGAAGAAATAAGACTCATGGAAAGGTTATAG